The genomic segment actctgTCTGGTGACTGCacatgtcacttcctgtctcactgTAACTATTCAGTGCAATGCATCACATGTTATAGACATGTAACTGATAGTCATGTGACTCTACAGccatcagtgatgtcacaacatGTTGAgattcattattatcattagagGATTCCTcttgatgacatcattatgaCTCATTCTATTCATCCAATCACAGAGCAGGACATCTGACCCTGTTGTACTGAGCATAAATCTGGTGTCTTGTGTGTCAGGAGCGGTACATGGCGAGCTTGATGCCTCTGCAGAGATCGGTGACGCCATGGAAGGTACTGcaagtgtgtgatgtgtgatgacctcacagtgatgtcatcagtttgacaccttgCTGAtacaggttgtgtttgtgtgtttagacTCCTCCTCAGATTCGACCCTTCAGTCAGGACGAGTTCATGACGACTCTGGATCACACCGGGCCGCAGCTGACCTCAGGGCTTAAAGGTGATTGGATGGGACTGTACAGGTGAGCCACTCAGGTGTCTGCTGGACAACAGACACTGAAAATGAAGTCGTAATTTAGAGATCTTTTACCATCGTTTGTTTACTGAAGACAACAAAGATTAacagatgttcatgttttgaCCCATTGACAGGAAGTTCTTCAGGTCTCAGAATTTTGATGGATGGTATCGACATCGACACAAAGAGATGACTCAGAAACTGGAGAGTCTTCACCTGGAGGTCATCTGTGATGCTGTGAGTAGCTTCATCGAACAAAGTCACAAAGTCCAGTCTTCAGCTAAAAGTCCAGTCTTCAGCTAAAAGTCCAGTCTTCAGCTAAAAGTCCAGTCTTCAGCTAAAAGTCCAGTTTCCAACTAAAAGTCCAGTTTCCAACAAAAAGTCCAGTCTTCAACTAAAAGTCCAGTCTCCACAtactttgatttattatttttatgaaaatcAGGATAATATCATGAATCAGTTATTTCAGTCTAGAGACCAGTGACTTGAATTACCATCTGGTCTCATGCCTGGTTAGACTGTAAACTCCTGTGAGCAGCTGTTTAACATCTGTAACCCTGATGATGATCTCATGTCCTGAAGGACCTGCTGGGTTGGACCAAAGACAAGTCTGAGGTGGAAATCGTCGACCTTATTCTGAAGCTCAGAGAGAAACTGGTGAGTTAATCAGGATCTGAAACCCAAATGTGAAAATCAGGAGGTAAGGTGAGGGATgctaacataaaaaaaaaaaaaaaaaaaccacacacctgtgtgtgtgtgtttatatatatatatatatatatatatatatatatatataaaaataaataatacacacacacacacagtggggcaaataagtatttagtcaaccactaattgtgcaatttctcccacttgaaaagattagagaggcctgtaattgtcaacatgggtaaccctcaaccatgagagacagaatgtgggggaaaaaaacaaacaaaaaacagaaaatcacattgtttgatttttaaagaatttatttgcaaatcatggtggaaaataagtatttggtcaataccaaaagttcatctcaatactttgttatgtaccctttgttggcaataacggaggccaaacgttttctgtaactcttcacaagcttttcacacactgttgctggtattttggcccattcctccatgcagatctcctctagagtagtgatgttttggggctgtcgttgggcaacacggactttcaactccctccacagattttctatggggttgagatctggagactggctaggccactccaggaccttgaaatgcttcttacgaagccactcctttgttgccctggctgtgtgtttgggatcattgtcatgctgaaagacccagccacgtctcatcttcaatgcccttgctgaaggaaggagattttcactcaaaatctctcgatacatggccccattcattctttcctttacacagatcagtcgtcctggtccctttgcagaaaaacagccccaaagcatgatgtttccacccccatgcttcacagtgggtatggtgttcttcggatgcaattcagtattctttctcctccaaacacaagaacctgtgtttctaccaaaaagttctattttggtttcatctgaccataacacatcctcccagtcctcttctggatcatccaaatgctctctagcgaaccgcagacgggcctggacgtgtactggcttcagcagggggacacgtctggcagtgcaggatttgagtccctggcggcgcattgtgttactgatagtagcctttgttactgtggtcccagctctctgtaggtcattcactaggtccccccgtgtggttctgggatttttgctcaccgttcttgttatcattttgacgccatggggtgagatcttgcatggagccccagatcgagggagattatcagtggtcttgtatgtcttccattttctaataattgctcccacagttgatttctttacaccaagtgttttacctattgcagattcagtcttcccagcctggtgcaggtctacaattttgtctctggtgtccttcgacagctctttggtcttggccatagtggagtttggagtgtgactgactgaggttgtggacaggtgtcttttataccgataatgagttaaaacaggtgccattaatacaggtaacgagtggagcctcgttagacctcattagaagaagttagacctctttgacagccagaaatcttgcttctttgtagctgaccaaatacttattttccaccatgatttgcaaataaattctttaaaaatcaaacaatgtgattttctgttttttttttccacattctgtctctcatggttgaggtttacccatgttgacaattacaggcctctctaatcttttcaagtgggagaaattgcacaattagtatatatatatatatatatatatatatatatatatatatatatatatatatatatatatatatatatatatatatatataaatattagtCTTAATGGTTTAACATTCTCATTCTGTCATCGATTAGtcaattttaaaaattcataaTACCTGACCGACCTGTGAgtttaaaacaggaagtgtgtttctgactgttcAGATTAAAGCTCGacggcagcagctgcaggtgaaagACGGCGTTCTGGACAAACTGGATGCTTTCATAAATTCCATCATCAGCTCGCTGCCTGAAGACCTGCAGACTGTACTGAATACACATTGAATacacactggacacacactGGATACACACTGACACCTCTTGTGTTAACAGAAAATCTCCTTCAACAGATGATCCATAAAATTAGTTCATCTTGACGCCTTCATTCAGTTTCGATTGATTCAGTTTTGATTGATTCAGTTCACCTGTGATGAGGTGTTTCCGGTTCCAGCTGATGTCTGTTATATGAAGTTTTGACactaaatgataaataaataaaaactcagtcataagaggaagaggaaacattATGAGGACGACTTCCCCcaagataaaataaacagctTTATTCTTATGATTCTTTCTCCATTCCAAACTTTATtctcaaactgtgaaacatttttttgcagaatattgTGACTCAGTTCTCTGAAACACTCACAGTCTTGAGACGTTGTCGTATGTTGTCGATTAATTACTTTTCCACTCAGTTTCAGCTTCAAGTGTTTGATATGATAGCCaatgttttaataaatataaacaataataacactattagtgatgacatcatcatgaagTTTAAATGCCACAATATCTCTGTtggatttttattgtttctgccTCACAGACTGAACTCAGTGAATGTATCCCACActaataatattaacaatattaatgataagTTATATTAATAAGATTGtgtagttattttttatttttcccccaaactgtctgtttaaaaaaatgagtttgaacAATAAAACCTGACTCACGTTCATGTTGTGACTGTCgtttacattttataaactgtattttacCATTTCTTCTGATGTCATGcactcatttcatttatttcagggTTTTCCTTCAAGAAATTGTCCAGCAGAGTTCGAACAGAAGGTGAAAAAGGCTAACCGACATAAAAAAGAGGAATACTGTTGACGTTGAGGTGAAAACTGCTCCGCTGTGAAATGTGAACATCTGAAGGAACAAACTGAGTTTGTTAagcaggaaaaacatttttatttgaacagagaatcaaaaatatacatgagTGATCTGGATGTTTCCTCACagtgttaaatatttatattatttatagaTTCATACACTTAGACacagctctgagcagctgacacaaaccaaactccattcagtTTTTCTATTAATTTAAACATCATTAGGAGAGAGCGGTCCCTTcatgttaaagggatagtttgtgttttttgaggtGGGGTCATATGAAGTACATATTTATAGTTGATCTGTTTCCTACCGTAATCAtcgatcagcgcagcctcagtttggagaagcagagagtcGCTCCAGctcagacgctcagctttgtactgcagtgaacagagtccagagaaaaagtgaaataaaccacctaaaacaaggcacaccttaaaaaatctataacagttcaagtgtacgtggtatagggaaaattcacaccgtATCCCTACgcaacgtacacttgaactgttagatcttttaaggtgagccttattttaggtggtttatttcactttttctctggacctcgttcactgcagtacaaagctgagcgtctgggctggagcggctctctgcttctccaaactgaggctgcgccgatcggtgattatggtagggaacagatcgagTATAGATATggactttatatgaccccactcaaaaaacacaaactatccctttaatataTTTCATACCAGTCTGAGGTTTGATCATCTCACTAACACAACAGtttgttcttcatgtgtttctcaTCTTTTGCTGGCGCTCCACCAGCTCGCCGCCTGCAGCTTCATCACGCTGTGTTTCTCTTGCGGGCTGAAGTGGAGGATGGTCAGGATGGCAGTGAGTGTCTGCTGCCTCCCGCTAGTGTCTTGCAGTGTCAGGAACTTGTAGATGACATTCTTCAGGTATTCCATGTTGGCACCTTCTCTGCTCCGGTCTCGCACCAGTTTGTCCAGTTGTCCCCGCAGCTGCGTCATCTCCTCGTCGTGGCGCTCTCCATTAGCGATGAGCTTTGCCTGTAGCTGATGGATGTCGTCCTCTAGCCGATGTTTTTGCCGCCGCAGTCCGCCCACTTCCACCTCCTTCCTGGCCAGCTGCTCGGCATACAGCAGTAGCGTGGGCTCGTTGGGCATGGCCCGACGCAGGGCCtggctgatgatgtcaccctCGCTCTGCGGGGAGTAGCTGTCGGCAGCGGCCATCTTGTCAGTGTCATTGTTGTAGCTGAGGGTGGTGGCTCGCAGCCTCTCCAGCTCCTGGTCCTTCTCATCCAGCAGTGCcatggttctctctctctgtttgtgaaGCTCTGCCTCCAGTCGCAGCAGGTTGTCGCGGTGCAGCGCCTCCATCCGCTCCAATTCCTGTTTGTGCGTTTGCTGCAGTGCCgccgcctgctgctgccgctcttCCAGCTCACGGTGGTGTCGGGCCTCGGCCTCATCACCCTGGATCCGCAGGTTGATGTACTTCTCCTTCAGCTCGGCCAGCTGATCCCGGATCTCCTCTAGCTCCTTTGCCTGGCAGCCATCTTTGGCATTCTTGTTCTTCAGGACCACCTGCGCTCGCAGCTTGTAGCGCTCAAACTCGTCTTTGACTTGCCGCAGCTCCTGCTGGTAGAAAAGCACCGAGCGTTTGTCTCCGCTTGTCTCCACCTCGGTCTCCGCCAGGTTCTGGATGTTTTGGTCCGGGTTCCTCTGagcagcgagcagcagcagcttcctcaccttctccagcttctccttcaGCAAGCCGACGTCCAGCTGCGACTCGTCCACGATCAGGTCAGAGGCCGTCCTGCTGGAGGCGGCGATTGCAAGTGTTTTGTTCTCAGTGTCGAGCTGCAGGATCCGGTCTCTGAGCCTCTGAGCCGTTTGCTGGTCTCTCTGCCTCGTCTTCTCACAGGAACCCAGAACCTCAGACAGTTCAGAGACCCGCTGCTCCAGACCGGAAACCCTCAGCTCTGCAGCCTGAGCACGCTCACGTGCACGCTCCTCTGCATCACAAGCCTGCAGACACATAAACGGACAAGTGAGACAACAAAGACTTAAGACAGTTCACCTggcaacagaagaagaaacgtGTTCTGGTCCTAATCTGGGTTCAGTTACTTTAGATCTAAGTAGGGATGCACCAGTACCAATACCAATACCGGGTATCGGGCCAATACTGTGCTCATATACTCACAAAAATTCACCGACACCACTTTGTTGCATTCGGCCTTACATTGCATGAAACCGAAGACTGTGATCAGATGGCGGCTTGTCAtttcttgttgtcattttagattttagtGACCAGGGCATAGGTCACTAACAGATGGGCCGGGGTCCGATTGCAGACCCAGGTGCCATCCTATACGGACCTAGACCTAGGGTCATAAATTATTTAAGTATTTTCTATTTGGAGGGGGCACTTCTATTTTGACCGCCGCCGCTTTTCTAGACATTGCGATACCAGTTTAGCGGATCAGATAATCCGCTGACCAACTGCAAGTGAGTTAATCCATCCCACGTGATGctactcagccaatcaaatcgGCAGTCCAGGCGATAAACACTGTGTAGAGCgagtgacagacaggaagatgaGTGAGTGATACAGGGagagaagacacagagacagaaccCAGCATGGCATCTCTGAGAGCTGATGAATGTTCCTCAGAATCAATGGATTCGTGCTGAAACTTACTTCAGggcaaacagaaacagatgttatttttcaaaaagcaagtactttattttaagatgcacaattttaaaaagctaCTTAATTGattttcactattttatttttaaatgctgccCTTCTTTTCCttgaagagagaagaaaataatacatatcTCAGTTTCATATATCTGTATAACTTAATGTTAAGtgaaaataagaattaaaatattaaatattgtcgaaatgttttttctttctttgacagTCAATTCGTGATTACATGCAGACTTTGAGGCAACTTCAGTATATATCACACTGATTCAAATGCAGAGACTGCAATAGTTTAATTGAGATATTAATTTGACTGTGTAataagtttcattttgttatatGTGCAGACGGTGCCAATgtggaggctttttgttgacacaggaaattatgatttatatttatttctatttcacTTATATCATTTGTTGTAACAAGCAGATTAGAAAATAAATCCAGTGCATCTGTAGCCTGATAGTTCTTTCTGTGGTAGAAATATGGGTATCAGCAAGTAGACGACTGAAAATACCCGTACtcgttttgaaaaaaatggtaTTGGTGCACCCCTAGATCTAAATCTATATACAGAGTAAACAGTCAGGTGGTCTCGATGTGGATCCGTCATGGTTAGTTTGGACCTGGGCGTGGGAGGATCTGGTCTCAGTTTTACCTTCTTGGTCTCAATGTGGATCTGCTGCTGGAAGTGATTTTTCAGCTGCGTAAGCTCCTGCTGCAATTCGTCGACTCTGGGATCTGGTTTCTTCTGGTCCTCCTCTGCGGCCTGCAGCCTCTTCCTCAGCTCGTCTCGCTCCTCCC from the Acanthopagrus latus isolate v.2019 chromosome 14, fAcaLat1.1, whole genome shotgun sequence genome contains:
- the gcc1 gene encoding GRIP and coiled-coil domain-containing protein 1; translation: MEKFGMSFGGGPSRKDLLDTIESQKKQLVQYQTRFKDVVQAYKSLLKEKEALEASLKVLTVTQEVDLNQEGQDTFTTAAAAAGELPEDGCSLHSEDSVDTAASVDTPSETTRGDQSEDDQGEPGGRSSSTLLRSDPDTTGSENCSTGVEQQQQAAPHPSLEAERRVTQLKGQLSTLTSALATVTQEKSRMEASFQADKRQLKQEMEELQECLVAMTAQQEAELHSLQQQLAESRARIITQQHEREQEQVDHVQQLRELQKILQQERDLRQDAELRLQEVNATLLMTSQAVDRGAESQAHLNKTREERDELRKRLQAAEEDQKKPDPRVDELQQELTQLKNHFQQQIHIETKKACDAEERARERAQAAELRVSGLEQRVSELSEVLGSCEKTRQRDQQTAQRLRDRILQLDTENKTLAIAASSRTASDLIVDESQLDVGLLKEKLEKVRKLLLLAAQRNPDQNIQNLAETEVETSGDKRSVLFYQQELRQVKDEFERYKLRAQVVLKNKNAKDGCQAKELEEIRDQLAELKEKYINLRIQGDEAEARHHRELEERQQQAAALQQTHKQELERMEALHRDNLLRLEAELHKQRERTMALLDEKDQELERLRATTLSYNNDTDKMAAADSYSPQSEGDIISQALRRAMPNEPTLLLYAEQLARKEVEVGGLRRQKHRLEDDIHQLQAKLIANGERHDEEMTQLRGQLDKLVRDRSREGANMEYLKNVIYKFLTLQDTSGRQQTLTAILTILHFSPQEKHSVMKLQAASWWSASKR